In Paenibacillus sp. FSL M7-0420, a single genomic region encodes these proteins:
- a CDS encoding YjcZ family sporulation protein: protein MSEEVRGGYGYGGGFTSTGAILVLFILLVIISRSLFV from the coding sequence ATGAGCGAAGAAGTTAGAGGCGGATACGGATACGGCGGCGGGTTCACAAGCACTGGAGCGATTCTGGTTCTCTTTATCCTGCTGGTCATCATCAGCCGTTCACTCTTTGTCTAA
- a CDS encoding GNAT family N-acetyltransferase, translating into MSTYEMIMGMSLQGSMVELKNMAFGDGALLKSLLSHPEVQPHIQLRHASTSRQGVLDKLVSRMLHGYDPGALHAGIYILGQPELIGSVSLQNWNRQEGQAVLGYMLNPLWWGRGYATEALGLLLAYGFRELGLRKVEGRCRGDNYRSAQVMLRNGLSLERTLPMADGSGDVMKVFTLLHN; encoded by the coding sequence ATGAGCACTTATGAGATGATCATGGGGATGTCACTGCAAGGCTCTATGGTAGAACTGAAGAATATGGCGTTCGGCGACGGAGCGCTGCTGAAGTCGCTGCTTTCCCACCCGGAGGTACAGCCGCATATTCAGCTGCGCCATGCATCCACTTCCCGGCAGGGTGTGCTGGATAAGCTGGTGAGCCGGATGCTGCACGGCTATGATCCCGGCGCGCTGCATGCAGGAATCTATATCTTAGGCCAGCCGGAGCTGATCGGTTCAGTCTCCCTGCAGAACTGGAACCGGCAGGAGGGCCAGGCGGTGCTGGGCTATATGCTGAATCCGTTATGGTGGGGGCGCGGGTATGCGACCGAGGCACTGGGATTGCTGCTGGCCTACGGTTTCAGGGAACTTGGCCTGCGGAAGGTCGAGGGGCGCTGCCGGGGGGATAATTACCGGTCCGCGCAGGTCATGCTGAGGAACGGCCTGTCCCTGGAGCGGACCCTGCCGATGGCGGACGGCTCGGGCGACGTAATGAAAGTCTTCACATTGTTACACAATTGA
- a CDS encoding aminotransferase class I/II-fold pyridoxal phosphate-dependent enzyme: protein MNPLAGQLNDSIKAGNEHVYDMLSSLGKAIYFPKEGILSQSAEATAHAKKYNATIGIATENGLPMHLGVIQDKLSAYSPKDLYGYAPPAGKPELRSVWREKMLRENPSLEGKSFSNPVVTNALTHGLSIVADLFAEQGDAVIYPDKNWENYELTFGIRRQTETVNYPLFTEDMSFNSEGLLDALLAQKDRGKAIVLLNFPNNPTGYTPGLAEGEAIVAAILRAAEEGVNVVVVSDDAYFGLFFEDSLKESLFGKLANLHPRVLAVKIDGATKEEFVWGFRVGFITYASENKELLAALEQKTLGIIRATISSGAHPSQTFVLDALKAPEFAAQKEEKFQIMKGRANKVKALLDSGKYGDDVWTYYPFNSGYFMCLKLFTVSAEDLRLHLIHTYGLGTIALGESDLRIAFSCIEEDQLEDLFDLVYAGIRDLEKA, encoded by the coding sequence ATGAATCCACTGGCTGGACAATTGAATGACAGCATCAAGGCAGGCAATGAACATGTATACGATATGCTCTCAAGTCTCGGTAAAGCGATTTATTTTCCCAAAGAGGGTATTCTGAGCCAATCTGCAGAGGCCACGGCTCATGCCAAAAAGTATAACGCCACCATCGGGATTGCTACCGAGAACGGGTTGCCGATGCACCTTGGCGTGATCCAGGATAAGCTCTCCGCTTACAGTCCCAAAGACCTCTACGGCTACGCACCTCCAGCAGGTAAGCCTGAGCTTCGCTCCGTCTGGCGGGAGAAGATGCTGCGGGAGAATCCGTCGCTTGAAGGCAAGTCTTTCAGTAATCCAGTCGTCACGAATGCGCTGACCCACGGGCTTAGCATCGTTGCCGATCTGTTCGCAGAGCAAGGGGATGCCGTCATTTATCCGGACAAAAACTGGGAGAACTACGAGCTGACCTTCGGCATCCGCCGCCAGACTGAAACCGTAAATTACCCGCTCTTCACGGAGGATATGAGCTTCAACAGCGAAGGGCTGCTGGATGCCCTGCTGGCCCAGAAGGACCGCGGCAAAGCCATCGTCCTCCTTAATTTCCCGAATAATCCAACCGGATATACGCCAGGCCTTGCAGAAGGCGAGGCCATTGTTGCCGCTATCCTGCGTGCTGCCGAAGAAGGCGTAAATGTGGTAGTGGTCAGCGATGATGCTTATTTCGGACTCTTTTTCGAGGATTCACTCAAGGAATCTCTATTCGGCAAGCTGGCGAATCTGCACCCGCGCGTACTGGCGGTCAAGATTGACGGAGCCACCAAAGAAGAATTCGTCTGGGGCTTCCGCGTCGGCTTCATCACCTACGCTTCGGAGAACAAAGAGCTGCTGGCAGCCCTGGAGCAAAAAACACTGGGCATTATCCGCGCCACTATCTCCAGCGGAGCACATCCATCGCAGACCTTTGTCCTGGACGCGCTGAAGGCGCCGGAATTCGCCGCACAAAAGGAAGAGAAGTTCCAGATCATGAAAGGCCGGGCCAACAAAGTGAAGGCGCTGCTGGACAGCGGTAAATACGGCGATGATGTATGGACGTATTATCCGTTCAACTCCGGGTACTTCATGTGCCTGAAGCTCTTTACCGTCTCTGCGGAAGATCTGCGGCTTCACCTGATCCACACCTACGGCCTGGGCACCATCGCCCTTGGCGAGAGCGACCTGCGCATTGCCTTCTCCTGTATCGAGGAGGATCAGCTGGAAGATCTGTTCGATCTGGTCTATGCGGGCATCCGTGATTTGGAGAAGGCCTGA
- a CDS encoding LysR family transcriptional regulator, producing MNISQLETLITISKTMSFRKAGELLNLTQPAVSAQIKSLEEEFKTQLVDRNQPVTLTDRGKVFLAHAEQIVGIVDELKQRLADLEENPQGHIILGTTTSIAIQILPRVLSYFQDQFPHIKTSISSMSSSQIYQQVENGIVDVGIGYLIGRNPGMTTSVLYYDTFELVVSPRHPLAQVKTAGIEALGTIPLILLSPDTVGRKFVDEVLARHGIQPLVIMELTSSEEVKRMVELDLGAAVISKQSVTAEVRSGTLRIVPIIELEVTHPVGVITKSGKYVNSAMRQFLSDLKGMPETQFIGSE from the coding sequence ATGAATATCAGCCAGCTCGAAACATTGATCACCATCTCCAAAACCATGAGCTTCCGCAAGGCGGGCGAGCTGCTCAACCTGACGCAGCCGGCGGTCTCGGCCCAGATCAAAAGCCTGGAGGAAGAGTTCAAGACCCAGCTTGTTGACCGGAACCAGCCGGTAACGCTGACGGACAGGGGCAAGGTCTTCCTCGCCCACGCGGAACAGATTGTCGGAATCGTAGATGAGCTTAAGCAGCGCCTTGCCGATCTCGAAGAGAATCCTCAAGGGCATATTATTCTCGGTACGACCACCTCCATCGCCATCCAGATTCTCCCCCGGGTGCTCTCCTACTTCCAGGATCAGTTCCCTCATATCAAAACCTCGATCTCATCGATGTCCTCCTCCCAGATCTACCAGCAAGTCGAGAACGGGATTGTGGATGTCGGCATCGGCTATCTGATCGGCCGCAATCCGGGGATGACGACCTCGGTCCTGTATTATGATACTTTTGAACTGGTTGTTTCGCCCCGCCATCCGCTGGCCCAGGTCAAAACAGCCGGGATCGAGGCACTGGGCACCATCCCGCTCATCCTGCTCTCACCGGATACGGTCGGCCGGAAATTTGTCGATGAGGTGCTGGCGAGGCACGGTATTCAGCCGCTGGTAATTATGGAGCTGACCAGCAGTGAGGAAGTGAAGCGGATGGTCGAGCTTGATCTGGGAGCGGCGGTCATCTCCAAGCAATCTGTCACTGCCGAGGTCAGAAGCGGCACTCTGCGGATCGTCCCGATCATCGAGCTTGAGGTTACCCATCCTGTAGGTGTTATTACCAAATCCGGCAAGTATGTCAACTCTGCGATGAGACAGTTCCTGAGCGACCTTAAGGGAATGCCCGAGACCCAGTTCATCGGCTCAGAGTAA
- a CDS encoding DEAD/DEAH box helicase, with the protein MNKASFAAIGIQEDLAARLSEFGITEPSPVQEQTIPLLLEGRDVLAASQTGTGKTLAYLLPLLQGINPDSKSVQKLVLAPTQELAMQILREAERYGAHRGIRAMGLIGGAAIKRQIDKLREHPHLVVGTPGRIRELIGLRKLKMHEVSTIILDEADQMFQLSGAGEVTKIVSSALRTRQLVMLSATIGPETRLLANREMKNPAEVGIDPEMMTAASLEHHYVVCEERNKIDMLRRVIRHYKPDRAIVFVNATDDIAEVTAKLNHLGLPAAALYGDADKVTRANVLTRFRDGKLKVLVASDVAARGLDIENLTLVVSFDPAFDSEHYVHRAGRTGRMGKRGLSVTIVTEQQTFIMRKFARELDIQLDEREMAFGKALAEGERSDLGGGGGNARRESVAPRGGIAARTGKPQVRTSAAGTAAGGTGGDAPAGQPGAAAGGSGVTVRRGQHRPGVSAGTRSAAGPGGKARSQAEREQNRKNKGAPKWLKNKTPRGDGQ; encoded by the coding sequence ATGAATAAAGCTTCTTTTGCGGCTATCGGCATCCAGGAAGACCTTGCTGCCCGATTGTCTGAATTCGGCATTACTGAACCATCCCCTGTACAGGAGCAGACGATTCCGCTTCTGCTGGAAGGAAGAGATGTTCTGGCCGCATCCCAGACAGGAACAGGCAAGACACTGGCTTATCTGCTGCCGCTGCTGCAAGGGATTAACCCGGACTCGAAATCGGTGCAAAAGCTGGTGCTGGCGCCAACCCAGGAGCTGGCAATGCAAATTCTCCGTGAAGCGGAGCGCTACGGGGCACACCGGGGCATCCGGGCCATGGGGCTGATCGGCGGAGCGGCGATCAAGCGCCAGATTGACAAGCTGCGTGAGCATCCGCATCTGGTGGTAGGCACCCCGGGACGCATACGTGAGCTGATCGGGCTGCGCAAGCTCAAGATGCACGAGGTGAGCACGATTATTCTCGATGAGGCAGATCAGATGTTCCAGCTTAGCGGTGCGGGCGAAGTGACGAAGATCGTCAGCAGTGCGCTGCGTACGCGGCAGCTGGTCATGCTGTCAGCCACCATTGGACCGGAGACCCGCCTGCTGGCAAACCGGGAAATGAAGAATCCGGCGGAGGTGGGCATTGATCCGGAGATGATGACCGCAGCGAGCCTGGAGCATCACTATGTGGTGTGCGAGGAGCGTAACAAGATCGATATGCTGCGCCGGGTCATCCGCCACTACAAGCCGGACCGGGCCATTGTGTTCGTGAACGCTACGGACGACATCGCTGAAGTGACTGCGAAGCTGAACCATCTGGGGCTTCCGGCTGCTGCGCTCTATGGAGATGCGGACAAGGTGACGCGCGCAAACGTGCTGACCCGCTTCCGGGACGGCAAACTCAAGGTGCTGGTCGCCAGTGACGTAGCAGCGCGGGGCCTGGACATTGAGAATCTGACGCTTGTCGTCAGCTTCGATCCGGCCTTTGACTCCGAGCACTATGTCCACCGTGCCGGACGGACCGGGCGCATGGGTAAACGCGGCTTATCCGTAACGATCGTTACGGAGCAGCAGACGTTCATCATGCGCAAATTCGCCCGCGAGCTGGATATCCAGCTGGACGAGCGGGAGATGGCCTTCGGCAAGGCGCTGGCGGAAGGCGAGCGCAGTGATTTAGGCGGCGGGGGCGGGAACGCCCGCCGCGAAAGCGTTGCCCCGCGCGGCGGCATTGCAGCGCGCACCGGCAAGCCGCAGGTGCGGACCTCGGCGGCTGGAACAGCAGCCGGAGGGACGGGCGGCGACGCGCCGGCAGGCCAGCCGGGCGCAGCGGCTGGAGGTAGTGGGGTTACGGTGCGGCGCGGGCAGCACCGGCCGGGAGTGAGCGCCGGCACGCGCAGCGCGGCGGGGCCCGGGGGCAAGGCCCGCAGCCAGGCGGAGCGGGAGCAGAACCGCAAGAATAAGGGAGCCCCGAAATGGCTCAAGAACAAAACCCCGAGAGGTGACGGTCAATGA
- a CDS encoding chemotaxis protein CheX, translated as MKAEVINPFLESARIVIEQVIQVSPSTGMLGIKDIELIDNHIWIQVGMTGQLSGNIIFGIAEPVALKMVSAMMGGYVITEMDEMGQSAISELGNMISGNASTILSNQGVSVDITPPKLMKSESMSVLPRKALSIPLVMEGIGELDIQVMIS; from the coding sequence ATGAAAGCAGAAGTAATCAATCCGTTTTTAGAGTCTGCGCGCATTGTAATTGAACAGGTGATCCAAGTCTCGCCGTCCACCGGTATGCTGGGGATTAAGGATATTGAACTGATCGATAATCATATATGGATTCAAGTGGGAATGACAGGTCAGCTCAGCGGGAATATTATCTTCGGGATTGCCGAACCGGTAGCACTTAAGATGGTGTCGGCCATGATGGGCGGTTATGTGATAACAGAGATGGATGAGATGGGCCAGAGCGCCATTTCCGAGCTGGGCAATATGATCAGCGGCAATGCCAGTACTATTCTCTCCAATCAAGGGGTGTCGGTAGACATTACCCCGCCGAAGCTGATGAAGTCCGAGAGCATGTCTGTTCTGCCGCGCAAAGCGCTGAGTATTCCTCTTGTGATGGAAGGGATCGGCGAGCTTGATATTCAGGTTATGATCTCTTAG
- a CDS encoding NADPH-dependent oxidoreductase, producing MIKLLMNHRSFRNYSGQAVEPWKLKTIIEAAQAAPSWVNGQQVSIIAVRSEERRQQLSALSGNQKHVAEAPVFLVFCMDFHRAKLAAELEGQPFETAADIDALLVGATDVGIALSNAVAAAESLGLGIIPIGGVRRNTAGVIELLQLPAYVFPVVGLCIGYPAGEQPKSSRLPIAAVYHEEVYNPDQQHLIEEYNETHRELLKSQGLTERSWTSIISRFYALNPQYGDSQRTLKQQGFTCENLNKE from the coding sequence GTGATTAAATTACTTATGAACCACCGTTCATTCCGTAACTACAGCGGGCAGGCGGTGGAGCCTTGGAAGCTGAAGACGATTATTGAGGCAGCCCAGGCGGCACCGTCGTGGGTGAATGGCCAGCAGGTATCGATAATTGCGGTACGCAGCGAGGAACGCAGGCAGCAGCTGTCGGCGCTGAGCGGTAACCAGAAGCATGTGGCGGAAGCACCGGTATTCCTGGTGTTCTGCATGGACTTTCACCGGGCCAAGCTTGCGGCAGAGCTGGAAGGCCAGCCGTTTGAAACGGCTGCGGATATAGACGCGCTGCTCGTTGGGGCTACGGATGTCGGCATTGCACTATCGAACGCAGTAGCTGCTGCCGAGTCGCTGGGGCTGGGGATTATCCCGATTGGGGGCGTGCGCCGCAACACAGCAGGGGTGATTGAACTGCTGCAGTTGCCAGCGTATGTATTCCCCGTGGTCGGTCTCTGCATTGGCTATCCGGCGGGAGAACAGCCGAAGAGTTCACGCCTGCCTATAGCGGCTGTATATCATGAAGAAGTCTATAACCCGGATCAGCAACACTTGATCGAAGAATATAATGAGACGCACCGGGAGCTGCTCAAGTCCCAAGGGCTGACGGAGCGAAGCTGGACCAGCATAATTTCCCGCTTCTACGCTCTGAATCCGCAGTATGGGGACTCGCAGCGTACGCTGAAGCAGCAGGGCTTCACCTGTGAGAATCTGAATAAGGAATAA
- a CDS encoding ABC transporter ATP-binding protein: MNTAPVLEITGLSGGYSLNKPVLHDIGLQVQPGEMVGLIGLNGAGKSTTMKHILGLMSPHKGEITVQGKTRSSDPESYHSALSFVPESPLLYEEMTVREHVEFTARAYGVERSDYESRTSQLAALFNMEDKMDTLSSHLSKGMKQKVMIMCAFVARPALYVIDEPFLGLDPLGIRSLLDFMLDLKKSGASILLSSHILSTIENYCDRFIVLHGGKVIAEGTLAEMTAKAGRQGLNLEQLFYELVQGGK; this comes from the coding sequence ATGAATACAGCTCCCGTATTGGAAATTACGGGCCTCAGCGGAGGCTACAGCCTGAACAAGCCGGTGCTGCATGACATCGGCCTGCAGGTGCAGCCCGGTGAGATGGTTGGGTTAATCGGACTGAACGGTGCAGGCAAGAGCACCACGATGAAGCATATCCTGGGACTAATGTCCCCGCATAAGGGTGAGATTACGGTACAAGGGAAGACGCGCAGCAGCGATCCTGAGAGCTACCACAGTGCGCTGTCTTTCGTGCCGGAATCTCCTCTGCTCTATGAGGAAATGACGGTTCGTGAGCATGTGGAATTCACTGCCAGAGCGTATGGCGTGGAGCGCAGTGATTATGAATCACGCACCAGCCAGCTGGCTGCACTCTTCAATATGGAGGACAAGATGGATACCTTGTCCTCTCATCTGTCCAAGGGCATGAAGCAGAAGGTGATGATTATGTGCGCATTCGTAGCGCGTCCGGCCCTGTATGTCATCGACGAGCCGTTCCTCGGCCTCGACCCGCTGGGTATCCGCTCCCTGCTGGATTTCATGCTGGACCTGAAGAAGTCGGGAGCTTCAATTCTGCTCAGCTCGCATATTCTCTCTACGATTGAGAACTATTGTGACCGGTTCATTGTGCTGCACGGCGGCAAGGTGATTGCGGAGGGAACCCTCGCCGAGATGACCGCGAAGGCCGGGCGGCAGGGCTTGAATTTGGAGCAGCTGTTCTACGAGCTGGTTCAAGGAGGGAAATGA
- a CDS encoding SDR family NAD(P)-dependent oxidoreductase: MALQGKIVVITGASSGIGALTAQMLSGHGAVPVLLARSKDKLQAVAAGIQGEHGLFVCDVTDETAVKHTFAEILEQYGRIDILLNNAGYGKFAAFTEMESEEFADMMDVNYMGIVRCTKAVVPHMLTRGSGQIVNVASMAGKIGTARSVSYTATKHAVLGFTNALRQELRKSGIIVSAVNPGPIATEFFKTADPSGNYERSVSRIMMTPQHVSAKIVKLMDKGKEEVDLPGLAGFGIRLYGLFPRLADKLTYNLMNRK; encoded by the coding sequence ATGGCATTACAAGGCAAAATTGTGGTAATTACAGGCGCTTCCAGCGGGATTGGCGCGCTTACGGCGCAGATGCTTAGCGGGCACGGTGCGGTTCCTGTTCTGCTAGCCCGGTCCAAGGACAAGCTGCAGGCTGTTGCGGCGGGCATTCAGGGGGAGCATGGGCTGTTCGTCTGTGATGTGACCGATGAAACGGCAGTTAAGCATACTTTTGCGGAGATTCTGGAGCAATACGGCAGAATTGATATTCTGCTCAATAATGCCGGTTACGGCAAGTTTGCGGCTTTTACAGAGATGGAGTCTGAAGAGTTCGCTGACATGATGGATGTCAATTATATGGGAATTGTACGCTGCACCAAGGCTGTCGTTCCTCATATGCTTACACGCGGCAGCGGTCAGATCGTGAATGTGGCTTCCATGGCCGGCAAAATCGGAACCGCACGCTCAGTGTCCTACACGGCCACCAAACATGCTGTTCTCGGCTTCACCAATGCGCTCCGCCAGGAGCTGCGTAAGAGCGGTATTATTGTCTCGGCTGTGAACCCCGGACCAATCGCCACCGAATTCTTCAAGACCGCCGACCCTTCAGGCAATTATGAACGAAGCGTAAGCCGGATCATGATGACGCCGCAGCATGTGTCCGCGAAGATCGTCAAGCTGATGGACAAGGGCAAAGAGGAAGTGGATCTGCCCGGTCTGGCAGGCTTCGGCATCCGGCTCTATGGCCTGTTCCCGCGGCTGGCAGACAAGCTGACCTATAACCTGATGAACAGAAAATAA
- a CDS encoding IS4 family transposase: MNAYANSLKDRLTSLIREMAAAPAPYVRNPGKDFTRTKKLPFEMVMQTLIFMGGNSLYKELLESQGYDVNTATSSAFVQQRNKILPSAVESLFHTFTASHTEFKDYRGYRLLAIDGSDLHIATDPADPLTYSQSQPHSKGFNLLHLNAAYDLCNRLYVDAILQPRKLRNEGRALSTMVDRSPIQGNVIVLADRGLESYNTFAHLERKGWKYVIRVKDLHSNGILSGLHLTFEGAFDQEIHLTLTKKRTKAFRDHPEIYKILPATSSFDFLDMQKNLFYPISFRVVRFLLPSGDYETVITNLPAAEFSPDELRELYHLRWGIETSFRALKYTIGLTHFHAKKQESITQEIFARMILYNFAEMITSHVVISQKDKRHLYQVNFTVAVHVCRHFLRSKGDGPPPDVEALIRKNMLPIRLTRPGQRNTRRIRSKSAISFVYRVA; encoded by the coding sequence ATGAATGCTTATGCAAATTCGCTGAAAGACAGACTGACATCTCTCATCCGTGAGATGGCGGCTGCCCCCGCGCCTTACGTCAGAAACCCGGGAAAGGATTTTACCCGAACGAAAAAACTACCCTTTGAAATGGTTATGCAAACCCTGATCTTTATGGGCGGCAACAGCCTCTATAAGGAACTGTTGGAATCGCAGGGCTATGACGTTAACACCGCAACTTCTTCTGCTTTTGTTCAGCAAAGAAATAAAATTTTGCCGTCTGCGGTCGAATCTTTGTTTCACACCTTTACCGCGTCCCATACGGAATTCAAGGATTATCGAGGCTATCGATTATTGGCCATTGACGGTTCCGATCTGCATATTGCAACAGATCCTGCGGACCCGTTGACCTATTCTCAAAGTCAGCCCCACTCGAAAGGCTTTAACCTTCTGCACTTGAACGCTGCTTATGACCTCTGTAACCGGCTTTACGTGGACGCCATCCTTCAACCTCGAAAGCTACGCAACGAAGGAAGGGCGCTGTCCACGATGGTGGATCGGTCCCCTATTCAGGGGAACGTCATTGTGTTGGCGGATCGAGGATTGGAAAGCTACAATACGTTCGCGCATCTGGAACGGAAAGGATGGAAGTACGTCATACGGGTCAAGGATTTGCATTCGAATGGCATTCTTTCGGGCTTGCACTTGACCTTTGAAGGGGCGTTTGATCAGGAGATTCACCTGACGCTGACTAAAAAACGAACGAAAGCGTTCAGGGATCACCCCGAAATCTATAAAATTCTTCCGGCCACCTCTAGCTTTGATTTTCTGGACATGCAAAAGAACCTGTTTTACCCGATTTCCTTTCGGGTGGTTCGTTTCCTCCTGCCCAGTGGCGATTATGAAACCGTCATTACCAATCTACCGGCTGCTGAATTCTCACCGGATGAACTCCGGGAACTGTATCACCTGCGATGGGGGATTGAGACCTCTTTCCGGGCCTTAAAATACACCATCGGTCTGACCCATTTTCACGCAAAGAAGCAAGAGTCCATTACCCAAGAGATATTCGCAAGAATGATCCTCTACAATTTCGCTGAAATGATTACCTCGCACGTAGTCATTTCCCAAAAGGATAAACGGCACCTCTACCAAGTCAACTTCACGGTGGCCGTTCACGTCTGTAGACATTTCCTGCGCTCCAAGGGCGATGGACCCCCGCCTGATGTGGAAGCTTTGATTCGCAAAAATATGTTGCCGATTCGTCTCACCCGTCCTGGGCAAAGGAATACACGCAGAATACGTAGCAAATCCGCCATTAGCTTCGTCTACAGAGTAGCATAA
- a CDS encoding ABC transporter permease, whose amino-acid sequence MDLKELRRQRRSRFTGSLVPYMGYIIQSGVAMVFLLVLIIFSAWYTALLRDIPPGLPIRWIMFVLLVPAAVHSSFRTYLQTPDTIFLLPQGHRMREYFAPSWISGNVWKILRLAFILITLWPLYIRTEESPRGLLATLLVLILVKLLSSYGLWRETAMLSRPAAAGYNLLRWAVGALMVGAWLWQPSMRALIFILILAAAYAAALAVPGRHAVPWERLITMEKNQGTRALMVLGWFVDVPGREQRVYARRYLSRWGSGLSWQRDSAYRFLLTKSFARGDVFGIVLRMAVLDLFLVWMMQASYLGIGIYVFFLFLMGIQLTALRKLHSESFWLTVYPLPEGSKGKGTIQFVFRVHLVLALLTGLPLLLQAGQRPLEVLGTFACGFLLAYLFKVSSTRKEARVDEDDL is encoded by the coding sequence ATGGATTTGAAGGAGCTGCGCCGGCAGCGGCGCAGCCGGTTCACAGGAAGCCTGGTCCCTTATATGGGGTATATCATTCAGAGCGGTGTCGCCATGGTGTTCCTGCTGGTGCTGATCATCTTCTCCGCCTGGTACACAGCGCTGCTGCGCGATATTCCGCCTGGCCTACCGATCCGCTGGATTATGTTCGTCCTGCTGGTGCCTGCGGCGGTACACAGCAGCTTCCGGACGTATCTGCAGACCCCGGATACGATCTTCCTGCTGCCGCAGGGCCACCGGATGAGAGAGTATTTTGCCCCGTCCTGGATCAGCGGCAATGTGTGGAAGATTCTGCGACTGGCCTTTATCCTCATTACATTATGGCCGCTGTACATACGCACCGAGGAGTCACCGCGGGGTCTGCTGGCAACCCTGCTGGTGCTGATTCTGGTCAAGCTGTTATCCAGCTACGGGTTATGGCGGGAGACGGCGATGCTCTCCCGCCCTGCTGCCGCAGGCTATAACCTGTTGCGCTGGGCAGTTGGCGCTCTGATGGTTGGCGCCTGGTTATGGCAGCCGTCCATGCGCGCCCTGATCTTCATCCTGATTCTGGCCGCAGCCTATGCGGCCGCGCTGGCCGTTCCCGGCCGGCACGCTGTTCCGTGGGAACGCCTGATCACCATGGAGAAGAACCAGGGGACCCGGGCGCTGATGGTCCTCGGCTGGTTCGTCGATGTGCCGGGACGCGAGCAGCGGGTCTATGCCCGCCGTTATCTGTCGCGTTGGGGCAGCGGCCTGAGCTGGCAGCGGGATTCCGCCTACCGGTTCCTCCTGACCAAAAGCTTCGCCCGGGGTGATGTCTTCGGCATCGTCCTGCGGATGGCTGTGCTGGACCTGTTCCTGGTGTGGATGATGCAAGCCAGCTATCTCGGCATCGGCATCTATGTATTCTTCCTCTTCCTGATGGGCATTCAGCTGACGGCGCTGCGCAAGCTGCACAGCGAATCGTTCTGGCTGACCGTCTACCCGCTGCCGGAGGGCAGCAAGGGCAAGGGAACGATCCAGTTTGTATTCCGGGTCCATCTGGTCCTGGCGCTGCTGACCGGATTGCCGCTCCTGCTTCAGGCCGGGCAGCGCCCGCTGGAAGTGCTGGGCACCTTCGCCTGCGGATTCCTGCTGGCGTATCTGTTCAAGGTAAGCTCCACCCGCAAGGAAGCGCGTGTGGATGAAGATGACCTGTAG
- a CDS encoding histidinol-phosphatase, which translates to MKFDLHTHHFRCGHADGTIRDYIEAAIAAGLDVIGISDHSPYFGSPSEQAFPRIAMAKSELVHYVEEVLSLQKEYEGRIDVLLGMESDFFPEHAELYRKTYAAYPFDYVIGSVHHVEEISIFNQGRWKGLDPAQRLASKSEYYRLIAESARSGIFQILGHIDAMKGNYPPFSEIAAPKEIDEALRVIGECGPAIEINTSGGTKLCGGWYPSDEILERALHFGVEVSFGSDAHLPARVADQRNQVAARLKEIGFEYWVYYKRREKVKVSL; encoded by the coding sequence ATGAAGTTCGACCTGCATACCCATCATTTCCGCTGCGGCCATGCTGACGGCACGATCCGGGATTATATTGAAGCCGCAATAGCGGCGGGGCTGGATGTCATCGGTATTTCCGATCATTCACCTTACTTCGGAAGCCCTTCCGAGCAGGCTTTTCCGCGCATTGCCATGGCCAAGTCCGAGCTGGTCCACTATGTAGAGGAAGTATTGTCGCTGCAAAAAGAATACGAAGGCCGCATTGATGTCCTGCTCGGCATGGAATCCGACTTCTTCCCGGAGCATGCGGAGCTGTACCGCAAGACCTACGCCGCCTACCCGTTCGATTATGTAATCGGCTCCGTCCATCATGTGGAGGAGATCAGTATTTTCAACCAGGGCCGCTGGAAGGGACTTGACCCCGCGCAGAGGCTTGCCTCCAAAAGCGAGTACTACCGGCTGATTGCCGAATCCGCACGCAGCGGCATCTTCCAGATTCTCGGCCATATCGATGCCATGAAGGGGAACTATCCGCCGTTCTCCGAGATCGCTGCCCCCAAGGAGATTGACGAAGCCTTACGTGTGATCGGTGAATGCGGCCCGGCCATCGAGATCAACACCTCCGGCGGCACCAAGCTGTGCGGCGGCTGGTACCCTTCCGATGAGATTCTGGAGCGGGCCCTGCACTTCGGCGTGGAGGTCAGCTTCGGCTCCGATGCCCATCTCCCTGCCCGCGTTGCCGACCAGCGCAATCAGGTGGCTGCGCGGCTGAAGGAGATTGGATTCGAATACTGGGTCTATTACAAGCGGCGAGAGAAGGTTAAGGTTTCGTTGTAG